In Mastigocladopsis repens PCC 10914, a single window of DNA contains:
- a CDS encoding redoxin domain-containing protein: MTTNLQIGEKFPDFQLPNHRNEITQLSQLTKPSLLDEKLGFLDGYPLILVFYRGFFCPRDQQQMRQFVQFQDELKVNYCQLVTVSADSPIAQAAFRAGLGAQWTFLSDEKREVIRQIHILDETEGEYAYRAQPYTFVLRPDLTIHKIYNGWFFVGRPTLEELRLDLRTIMETHSNYRYEAYNTPEVQQIRIPQQEWAEGQPLLGANGLLVAQGVVSWFDFQTGHGIIATDAGEEVFFNFTAIPGEGYRTIKPGTRVKFERVHSKSGMTARNIQQA, encoded by the coding sequence ATGACGACTAATCTACAAATAGGTGAGAAATTTCCCGACTTCCAACTTCCAAATCATCGTAACGAAATCACGCAACTATCCCAATTGACTAAGCCCAGTTTACTAGATGAAAAGTTGGGATTCCTAGATGGTTATCCACTGATTTTGGTATTTTACCGAGGCTTCTTTTGCCCTCGTGACCAACAGCAAATGCGGCAATTTGTGCAGTTTCAAGATGAACTCAAGGTGAACTATTGCCAACTGGTGACAGTAAGTGCAGACTCACCTATTGCACAAGCAGCATTTCGCGCTGGTTTGGGGGCGCAATGGACATTTTTATCAGATGAAAAACGCGAAGTTATTAGGCAAATTCATATTCTCGATGAGACAGAGGGTGAGTATGCTTATCGCGCACAACCATACACCTTTGTGTTGCGACCTGACCTCACCATTCACAAAATATACAACGGTTGGTTCTTTGTCGGGCGACCAACACTAGAAGAGTTGCGACTCGATTTGCGGACTATTATGGAAACCCATTCTAATTATCGTTATGAGGCGTATAACACGCCAGAAGTTCAGCAAATTCGCATTCCTCAGCAAGAATGGGCGGAGGGTCAGCCACTACTTGGTGCTAACGGTCTTTTAGTGGCGCAAGGTGTAGTGAGTTGGTTCGACTTCCAAACAGGTCACGGTATTATCGCCACAGATGCGGGAGAGGAAGTCTTTTTCAACTTTACCGCCATTCCTGGTGAGGGGTATCGCACGATTAAACCTGGTACACGCGTGAAATTTGAAAGAGTCCACAGCAAATCTGGTATGACGGCGCGTAATATTCAGCAGGCGTAG
- a CDS encoding response regulator transcription factor, with the protein MTTHILLVEDEVKLARFVELELSYEGYKVSVAYDGLTGLTAARESHPDLVILDWMLPGLSGLEICRRLRSTGNQVPIILLTAKDEVSDRVAGLDAGADDYVVKPFSVEELLARVRAHLRRTHEADSDILPFEDLSLNRRTREVYRGTRLIELTAKEFDLLEYLLAHPRQVMTRDRILEEVWGYEFMGDSNIIEVYIRYLRLKLEANNEKRLIQTVRGVGYVLRD; encoded by the coding sequence ATGACGACGCATATTTTACTTGTTGAAGATGAAGTTAAACTAGCTCGATTTGTGGAATTGGAACTAAGTTATGAGGGCTATAAAGTCAGCGTCGCATACGATGGATTAACGGGACTCACAGCTGCACGGGAGTCTCATCCAGATTTAGTAATTTTAGATTGGATGCTGCCTGGTTTATCTGGATTGGAAATTTGCCGCCGCTTGCGAAGTACTGGAAATCAGGTGCCCATCATATTATTGACCGCAAAGGATGAAGTGAGCGATCGCGTTGCTGGTTTAGACGCAGGCGCTGATGATTATGTCGTCAAACCCTTTAGTGTCGAAGAATTGCTCGCCAGAGTCCGCGCACACTTGCGAAGAACCCACGAAGCCGACAGTGATATTTTACCATTTGAAGACTTGAGTTTAAATCGTCGTACGCGGGAAGTGTATCGTGGAACGCGCTTAATCGAGTTAACCGCCAAAGAGTTTGATTTACTGGAGTATTTACTCGCCCATCCGCGACAGGTCATGACACGCGATCGCATTTTAGAAGAAGTTTGGGGCTACGAGTTTATGGGCGACTCCAACATCATTGAGGTTTACATTCGCTACTTGCGCCTTAAACTGGAGGCGAATAACGAAAAACGCCTCATCCAAACCGTGCGTGGTGTTGGTTACGTACTGCGTGATTGA
- a CDS encoding thioredoxin domain-containing protein, with the protein MTNRLAQAQSLYLRKHAENPIDWWSWCDEALATAKAQNKPIFLSIGYSSCHWCTVMEGEAFSDSAIAEYMNANFLPIKVDREERPDLDSIYMQALQMMSGQGGWPLNVFLTPDDLIPFYAGTYFPVEPRYGRPGFLQVLQAIRHYYDTEKEDLRDRKAVIIESLLTSAVLQEEGLTEAQDKELLHKGWETSTGIITPNQAGNSFPMIPYAELALRGIRFNFESRYDSKQVCTQRGLDLALGGIYDHVAGGFHRYTVDHTWTVPHFEKMLYDNGQIVEYLANLWSVGFQEPAFERAIAGTFQWLKREMTAPTGYFYAAQDADSFTTPTEAEPEEGAFYVWSYSELQQLLTPEELTQLQQQFTVTPNGNFEGNNVLQRRHAGQLSETLETVLAKLFVVRYGTAPESVETFPPARNNQEAKTGNWKGRIPAVTDTKMIVAWNSLMISGLARAYGVFQQPEYLELAARAANFILDNQFVDGRFHRLNYEGQATVLAQSEDYAFVIKALLDLHACDPEQKNWLERAIAIQEEFHEYLWSVELGGYHNTSSDASQDLIVRERSYADNATPSANGVAIANLVRLALLTDNLDYLDLAERGLKAFRSVMSRAPQACPSLFTALDWYRNCTLIRTTTEQIHSLNPMYLPSTAFVAVSKLPEGSVGLVCQGLKCLAPAESLDKLLQQVQQTQVRG; encoded by the coding sequence ATGACTAATCGTCTGGCTCAAGCTCAAAGCCTCTACCTCCGCAAACACGCCGAAAACCCTATTGATTGGTGGTCTTGGTGTGACGAAGCACTCGCAACGGCAAAAGCTCAGAATAAACCGATATTTCTTTCTATAGGCTACTCCAGTTGCCACTGGTGTACCGTCATGGAAGGTGAAGCTTTTTCCGACTCAGCTATTGCCGAGTACATGAACGCTAACTTTCTTCCTATAAAAGTAGATAGAGAAGAAAGACCAGACCTTGACAGCATTTATATGCAAGCTTTGCAAATGATGAGCGGTCAAGGGGGTTGGCCTTTGAACGTTTTTCTCACCCCAGATGATTTAATACCGTTCTATGCTGGTACTTACTTCCCAGTTGAACCACGCTACGGTCGTCCCGGCTTTTTGCAAGTCCTGCAAGCAATTCGTCACTACTACGACACAGAAAAAGAAGATTTACGCGATCGCAAAGCAGTGATTATTGAGTCACTCCTCACTTCCGCAGTCTTGCAAGAGGAGGGATTAACAGAAGCTCAAGATAAAGAATTGTTGCACAAAGGCTGGGAAACCTCTACTGGCATCATTACACCCAATCAAGCCGGTAACAGCTTCCCGATGATTCCTTACGCAGAACTAGCACTGCGAGGAATTAGGTTTAACTTTGAATCTCGATATGATAGCAAGCAAGTTTGTACCCAGCGAGGACTAGACCTGGCATTGGGCGGCATTTATGATCACGTGGCAGGTGGCTTTCACCGCTACACAGTTGATCACACTTGGACAGTACCGCACTTTGAAAAGATGCTCTACGACAATGGTCAAATTGTCGAGTATTTGGCTAATTTGTGGAGCGTAGGATTTCAAGAGCCAGCTTTTGAGAGGGCAATTGCAGGGACTTTCCAATGGCTGAAGCGAGAAATGACCGCACCAACTGGGTACTTCTACGCAGCTCAAGATGCTGATAGTTTTACCACTCCCACAGAAGCAGAACCAGAGGAAGGCGCGTTTTACGTCTGGAGTTACAGCGAATTGCAGCAACTGCTGACTCCAGAGGAACTAACGCAATTGCAGCAACAGTTTACAGTCACGCCTAACGGCAACTTTGAAGGTAACAATGTGTTGCAAAGGCGTCATGCAGGACAACTGAGTGAAACACTGGAAACAGTACTAGCAAAGTTGTTTGTTGTTCGCTATGGTACAGCACCTGAGTCCGTAGAAACTTTCCCACCCGCCCGCAACAACCAGGAAGCGAAAACCGGAAACTGGAAAGGACGCATTCCGGCGGTGACAGATACAAAGATGATTGTCGCCTGGAATAGCTTAATGATTTCCGGTTTAGCAAGGGCGTATGGGGTCTTCCAACAACCAGAGTATCTGGAACTTGCAGCAAGAGCAGCGAATTTTATCTTGGATAATCAGTTTGTCGATGGGCGCTTCCACCGACTAAATTATGAAGGACAAGCTACCGTACTCGCTCAATCTGAAGATTACGCCTTTGTTATCAAAGCGCTGCTAGATTTACACGCTTGTGATCCTGAGCAAAAAAACTGGTTGGAAAGAGCGATCGCCATTCAAGAGGAATTCCACGAATATCTTTGGAGTGTGGAATTAGGTGGTTATCATAACACATCAAGTGACGCAAGTCAAGATTTGATTGTGCGAGAGCGCAGCTATGCAGATAATGCCACACCATCCGCTAATGGAGTTGCAATTGCCAACCTTGTCCGTCTTGCTCTTTTAACCGACAATCTTGATTATTTGGATTTAGCCGAACGAGGGTTAAAAGCATTTAGAAGTGTGATGAGCCGTGCTCCTCAAGCTTGTCCCAGTCTGTTTACAGCCTTAGATTGGTATCGTAACTGTACCTTAATCCGCACTACCACTGAGCAGATACACTCTCTCAACCCTATGTATTTACCTAGTACTGCGTTTGTTGCGGTCTCGAAGTTACCAGAGGGAAGTGTTGGCTTAGTTTGCCAAGGTTTGAAGTGTCTTGCACCAGCAGAAAGTTTGGATAAGTTGTTGCAGCAAGTGCAGCAGACTCAGGTCAGGGGATGA
- a CDS encoding ribonuclease R family protein — MEFSIATLLANFTDDKLVARKLLEKKLGCEDEVSLQKLHIALEILERIGVLVKERGKYRRVTEEGLIEAKLRCSSKGFCFAIQDVEGAEDIYIRESHLSNAWNGDRVLVRVLKEGSRRRSPEGEVKLILERSNHTLLARIKQIESGYRAVPLDDRLLFELKVQANGINLEQAVDHLAHVEVLRYPLAQYPPLGRVVQILGSDAEAAADIDLVTCKHDLSRSFPEAVQEAASKLPKKLLKAELKNRLDLRQKFTLTIIGNGNDLMMVENAFSLEKTSAGHWQLGFHIADVSHYVQPDEVLDREALKRGRSVYLGELVLPMLPEVVAERCALLPGSDRLTLSFLITVDSKSGQVLEWEIQPSVVKVDSSVSEQQTEAILTNQSTELGPSVTEMVQQLDTVRVLLRQVRLDRGCLQLNLPPNQNPYYDEGALGCVVVNDLPVHSLLTEMVLLVNQLMAAHFNALGIPAIWRVQGAPDPEDVQEMLKLAINLGVELSLDPEIDIQPLDYQQLTRVFAESVSEQVLTYLLQDTLKPATYSTTKGHHFGLSLAEYTHFTAPLRRYPDLLMQRVFYALLEHGRDRRNTRVKERVNLRHSSSHGEINWNVLPPELQQELQSDLTRVIVQLNDREKEVQEAEADLAGLQRASLMKQRIGEVFTGVITGVQSYGFFVEIEVPATESQKVGNPRVPLRVEGLVHVSSLKDDWYEYRARQQALFGRKNRASYRLGDRVAVQVKSVDYYRQQIDLVTVGSDGSVFGKDVGVSNGEDTDLYLSHHEDMEPDDLEPYTDEE, encoded by the coding sequence ATGGAATTTTCAATCGCTACACTTCTGGCCAATTTCACTGATGATAAATTGGTGGCTCGTAAACTGTTGGAAAAGAAACTTGGTTGCGAAGATGAAGTCAGTTTACAAAAACTTCATATTGCATTAGAAATACTGGAAAGAATTGGGGTTTTAGTTAAAGAACGTGGCAAGTATCGTCGAGTCACAGAAGAAGGGCTGATTGAGGCAAAACTCCGTTGTTCCAGTAAAGGCTTTTGCTTTGCAATTCAAGATGTAGAAGGAGCCGAAGATATCTACATTCGGGAAAGCCATCTCAGTAACGCCTGGAATGGCGATCGCGTTTTGGTCAGGGTTCTTAAAGAAGGGAGTCGTCGGCGCTCCCCAGAAGGAGAGGTCAAGTTAATCTTAGAACGCTCCAATCACACTTTACTGGCGCGAATTAAACAGATAGAAAGTGGATATCGTGCTGTCCCCTTGGACGATAGGTTGCTGTTTGAACTTAAAGTGCAAGCAAATGGTATCAACTTGGAACAAGCAGTTGACCACTTGGCTCATGTCGAAGTTCTGCGTTACCCGTTAGCACAATACCCTCCATTAGGTCGGGTCGTGCAAATCCTAGGAAGCGATGCTGAAGCGGCGGCGGATATAGACTTAGTGACCTGCAAGCACGACCTTTCGCGGAGTTTTCCAGAAGCCGTACAGGAAGCAGCCTCAAAACTGCCCAAAAAACTGCTAAAAGCAGAATTGAAAAATCGGCTGGATTTGCGTCAGAAGTTTACCTTGACCATCATTGGCAACGGCAATGACTTAATGATGGTAGAAAATGCTTTCAGCTTGGAAAAAACAAGCGCTGGACATTGGCAGTTGGGCTTTCACATTGCTGATGTTTCTCACTATGTTCAACCAGACGAAGTCCTCGACCGAGAAGCACTCAAGCGGGGGCGCTCAGTGTATCTGGGAGAATTGGTGTTACCTATGTTACCAGAAGTTGTTGCCGAACGCTGTGCTCTATTGCCCGGAAGCGATCGCTTAACTCTATCTTTTTTAATAACGGTTGATTCAAAATCGGGACAAGTGCTGGAGTGGGAAATTCAACCTAGCGTTGTCAAAGTAGACTCCTCAGTGAGCGAACAACAAACAGAGGCAATTCTGACAAACCAATCGACCGAACTTGGACCGTCTGTTACAGAGATGGTGCAACAACTCGATACTGTACGGGTCTTGTTAAGACAGGTACGCTTGGATCGTGGGTGCTTGCAGTTAAATTTACCACCAAATCAAAACCCTTATTATGATGAGGGCGCTTTAGGCTGTGTCGTGGTGAATGATTTACCTGTACACTCGCTGTTAACTGAGATGGTGCTACTCGTTAACCAACTCATGGCTGCCCATTTTAACGCCTTGGGTATCCCTGCCATTTGGCGAGTCCAAGGCGCACCCGATCCCGAAGATGTGCAAGAGATGCTGAAATTAGCAATCAATCTCGGCGTCGAACTGTCGCTAGATCCAGAAATAGATATCCAACCTCTTGATTATCAACAGTTGACCAGAGTTTTTGCAGAATCAGTATCCGAGCAAGTTCTTACCTACTTATTGCAAGACACGCTCAAGCCAGCTACGTACAGCACAACAAAAGGACATCACTTTGGGTTGTCATTAGCAGAATATACCCATTTCACCGCTCCCTTGCGGCGTTACCCAGATTTGCTCATGCAAAGGGTATTTTATGCATTACTTGAACACGGACGCGATCGCCGCAACACCCGTGTCAAAGAGCGTGTCAACCTACGCCACTCCTCCAGCCACGGTGAAATTAACTGGAATGTCCTCCCACCAGAATTGCAACAAGAACTCCAAAGCGATTTGACCAGAGTCATCGTCCAGCTCAACGATAGAGAAAAAGAAGTTCAAGAAGCAGAAGCTGACTTAGCAGGATTGCAAAGAGCCTCACTCATGAAACAGCGCATCGGCGAGGTTTTTACTGGTGTGATCACAGGTGTCCAATCCTACGGATTCTTTGTAGAAATAGAAGTTCCAGCAACCGAGTCACAAAAAGTTGGCAATCCTCGCGTACCTCTGCGGGTGGAAGGACTGGTACACGTCAGTTCTCTCAAAGACGATTGGTATGAGTATCGTGCCAGACAACAGGCATTGTTTGGTCGCAAAAATCGCGCTTCTTACAGACTAGGCGATCGCGTAGCTGTGCAAGTTAAGAGTGTTGATTATTACCGCCAGCAAATCGATTTAGTCACTGTTGGTAGCGATGGCTCAGTCTTTGGTAAAGATGTCGGCGTCTCCAACGGCGAAGACACAGACCTCTACTTATCCCACCACGAGGATATGGAGCCGGATGACTTAGAACCGTATACAGACGAAGAATGA
- the arsM gene encoding arsenosugar biosynthesis arsenite methyltransferase ArsM, which yields MSYLETAAQFYSEVAQTPQVGLCCVQSTPLQLPGLRIPSQMQEMNYGCGTTVHPTELGNQPTVLYVGVGGGLEALQFAYFSRRPGAVIAVDPVAEMRQAATRNLEIAAQENPWFDTSFVEIREGDAFNLPVPDDSVDVVAQNCLFNIFEPEDLTRALQQAYRVLKPGGRLQMSDPIATRPIPQHLQKDEQLRAMCLSGALTYDEYIQRIINAGFGQVEIRDRRPYRLLDSQTYNLEENLLLESLDSVAFKVMIPEDGACVFTGKTAIYFGTEPFFDDGVGHILQRGIPASVCDKTAGKFAAFMRDKIIITDSTWHYNGGGCC from the coding sequence ATGAGTTATCTCGAAACAGCAGCGCAATTTTATAGTGAAGTCGCCCAAACACCGCAAGTGGGACTTTGTTGTGTGCAAAGCACACCCCTGCAACTACCAGGACTGCGTATTCCTTCCCAAATGCAGGAAATGAACTATGGTTGCGGTACGACCGTTCATCCCACAGAACTAGGAAATCAACCCACAGTGTTGTACGTTGGAGTTGGCGGTGGATTAGAAGCTTTGCAATTTGCCTACTTTTCCCGGCGTCCTGGTGCTGTCATTGCGGTTGATCCAGTAGCAGAAATGCGTCAAGCTGCTACACGTAACTTGGAAATTGCTGCTCAAGAAAACCCTTGGTTTGACACCAGCTTTGTAGAAATTCGCGAAGGCGATGCCTTTAATTTACCTGTTCCTGATGATTCTGTCGATGTCGTAGCGCAAAATTGCCTGTTCAATATCTTTGAACCAGAGGATTTAACCCGTGCTTTGCAACAAGCATATCGGGTGTTAAAACCAGGGGGAAGATTGCAGATGAGCGACCCAATTGCGACTCGTCCCATTCCACAACATCTGCAAAAAGATGAGCAGCTGCGAGCAATGTGTTTATCAGGCGCACTTACTTATGACGAGTATATTCAACGTATTATAAATGCTGGTTTTGGACAAGTAGAAATTCGCGATCGCCGTCCTTACCGTTTGCTTGATTCCCAGACTTACAATCTAGAAGAAAATCTTCTTTTAGAAAGTCTAGATTCTGTGGCTTTCAAAGTTATGATTCCTGAAGATGGTGCTTGTGTATTTACAGGAAAAACCGCAATATACTTTGGAACAGAACCATTTTTCGATGATGGAGTCGGTCATATTCTTCAGCGTGGAATTCCAGCATCAGTGTGTGATAAAACTGCTGGCAAATTTGCAGCATTTATGCGAGATAAAATAATTATTACTGATTCAACCTGGCACTATAACGGCGGCGGTTGTTGTTAG
- the clpP gene encoding ATP-dependent Clp endopeptidase proteolytic subunit ClpP, giving the protein MIPIVIEQSGRGERAFDIYSRLLRERILFLGQPIDNNVANLIVAQLLFLDAEDSEKDIYMYINSPGGSVTAGMGIFDTMKHIRPNVCTICTGLAASMGAFLLSAGTNGKRMSLPHSRIMIHQPLGGAQGQATDIEIQAREILYHKQRLNEYLAEHTGQPYDKIAEDTERDFFMSPDEAKDYGLIDQVIDRHAAGSRPMAVV; this is encoded by the coding sequence ATGATTCCTATCGTTATTGAACAATCAGGTCGTGGCGAACGCGCCTTTGATATTTACTCACGACTGTTGCGTGAGCGCATCCTTTTTTTAGGACAGCCGATTGATAACAACGTAGCTAACTTGATTGTTGCCCAGCTGCTGTTCTTGGATGCAGAAGACTCGGAGAAAGACATTTATATGTACATCAACTCTCCTGGTGGTTCGGTGACGGCAGGTATGGGGATATTCGATACTATGAAGCACATCCGTCCAAATGTCTGTACAATTTGTACCGGATTGGCGGCAAGTATGGGTGCTTTCCTCCTCAGCGCTGGTACCAACGGTAAGCGGATGAGTTTACCCCATTCCCGGATTATGATTCACCAACCTCTGGGTGGCGCTCAGGGACAAGCAACTGATATTGAAATTCAGGCACGCGAAATCCTCTACCACAAGCAGCGGCTCAATGAATATTTAGCTGAGCACACTGGTCAGCCATATGACAAAATTGCTGAAGATACAGAAAGAGACTTCTTTATGTCGCCTGACGAAGCAAAGGATTATGGTTTAATCGACCAAGTGATTGACCGTCACGCTGCTGGTAGCCGTCCAATGGCTGTTGTTTAG
- a CDS encoding Mo-dependent nitrogenase C-terminal domain-containing protein, translating to MTSFAQFQGQNDLLQPIRQWLDSIEIHNIKLAHSLCKLIPAQCPFERDIILFGRKLFHIPPMCKLNPLYEEVVSLRFRALCYLADECGEDVTAYC from the coding sequence ATGACTAGCTTTGCTCAATTCCAAGGACAAAATGACTTACTCCAACCAATCCGTCAGTGGTTGGATTCGATAGAAATTCATAACATCAAATTAGCTCATTCCTTGTGCAAGTTAATCCCCGCCCAATGTCCTTTTGAGCGTGACATTATACTGTTTGGTCGCAAGTTATTTCACATTCCACCCATGTGTAAGTTAAATCCTCTTTATGAGGAAGTGGTGAGTCTGCGTTTCCGAGCCTTGTGTTATCTTGCTGACGAATGCGGTGAAGATGTCACAGCTTATTGCTAA